From one Apium graveolens cultivar Ventura unplaced genomic scaffold, ASM990537v1 ctg670, whole genome shotgun sequence genomic stretch:
- the LOC141703487 gene encoding uncharacterized protein LOC141703487 isoform X1, with protein MGELKHFFHEHKLILNEAEFVVSKDVDCAMCRQPINKLIDAFYTCNTTSTDGSSSSNCAGFFLHKTCSELPSTFTHPMIPQHPLSLIARPYRKQLLYPCDACGGLSQGFMYVSENRFFCLKCVASQLKFLEDRILRHQGHKHPLTLVQTAALLLCHACNTTAIDLSYICTTCCFWIHKSCANAPVTYQCKYHNQHTLILAYPLPQEYRKFYWNCGVCSKIINPVYRVYYCANCRYFVHLKCAASSSVMLRLMYNFLLLFFYIFTIDYFLYKFLVLLGVILTEFCSVFCKSNDDEADSGESRLMQFPAHDKASLYKMMQQCIMKATNALHNTATTAETSPHIDCWGHEHQLELGNKLEDTELLICNGCTKPISLVNEIFYECNSCNFFLHRSCAQFPKRIEHHLAGNLVANKLKEFAISKCGGCLILSNGIFMFNETAKFDIGCASLPRTIKHKGHRHPLNQLKYPDDDNFCKACWSVTADEKEIMMYGCEKCGFYIHTRCALRPHLVNHRWDPHPLYLILFPKNVADHPHEFDCEFCSEQINPNAWFYHCNVCDLSFHGSCIDPYYRLSNVKFGATNISSKALLHQHGLTMILNKKKQRCKICGEDVTGLPVLECSPCKYVVHTHCFF; from the coding sequence ATGGGAGAATTGAAACATTTTTTTCATGAGCATAAGCTGATACTAAATGAAGCTGAGTTTGTTGTCAGTAAGGATGTTGATTGTGCTATGTGCAGACAGCCAATAAACAAACTCATAGACGCATTTTATACGTGCAACACTACCTCTACTGATGGTAGTTCATCAAGTAATTGTGCAGGTTTCTTTTTACATAAAACTTGTTCTGAGTTGCCCTCAACATTTACACACCCTATGATCCCCCAACACCCTCTAAGCCTCATTGCGCGTCCATATAGAAAACAACTGCTTTACCCTTGTGATGCTTGTGGAGGTTTATCTCAGGGCTTTATGTATGTTTCTGAAAACCGATTTTTTTGTCTGAAATGTGTAGCATCCCAACTTAAATTTCTAGAGGACCGTATCCTTCGTCATCAAGGTCACAAGCACCCATTAACCCTAGTCCAAACCGCTGCTTTGTTACTGTGTCATGCTTGTAACACTACAGCTATAGACTTGTCCTATATTTGTACCACATGTTGTTTCTGGATACACAAGAGTTGTGCCAATGCACCCGTCACCTACCAATGTAAATATCATAACCAACACACTCTCATCTTGGCCTACCCTCTTCCCCAAGAATATCGTAAATTTTACTGGAACTGTGGCGTCTGCAGTAAAATTATAAACCCCGTCTACAGGGTTTATTATTGTGCAAATTGCAGATATTTTGTTCACTTGAAATGTGCTGCTTCATCAAGTGTAATGTTGAGGTTGATGTACAATTTTCTCCTATTATTTTTTTATATCTTTACTATTGATTACTTCTTATATAAATTTCTAGTTCTACTTGGAGTTATTCTGACAGAATTTTGTTCTGTCTTTTGTAAAAGTAACGATGATGAAGCAGATAGCGGCGAGTCCAGGTTGATGCAATTTCCAGCACATGATAAAGCATCACTATATAAAATGATGCAGCAATGTATAATGAAGGCAACAAATGCTCTGCATAATACTGCCACTACCGCGGAAACTTCACCTCATATAGACTGTTGGGGCCATGAACACCAGCTAGAACTCGGAAACAAATTAGAAGATACTGAATTGCTTATTTGCAATGGGTGCACAAAACCAATCTCCTTGGTTAATGAAATATTCTATGAATGCAATTCATGCAATTTTTTTCTCCACAGGTCATGTGCCCAATTTCCGAAAAGGATTGAGCATCACCTAGCAGGCAATCTGGTTGCAAATAAACTCAAGGAATTCGCTATTTCTAAATGCGGAGGTTGCCTCATTCTTAGTAATGGGATTTTCATGTTCAATGAAACAGCCAAATTTGACATTGGTTGTGCTTCATTACCCAGAACAATCAAACATAAAGGTCATCGTCACCCTCTTAACCAATTAAAGTATCCAGATGATGATAATTTTTGCAAAGCATGTTGGAGTGTTACTGCAGATGAGAAAGAGATTATGATGTATGGATGTGAAAAATGTGGATTCTACATTCATACAAGGTGTGCCTTAAGGCCACATCTGGTGAACCATAGATGGGATCCACACCCCCTCTACTTGATTCTGTTTCCGAAGAATGTAGCTGATCATCCTCACGAGTTTGACTGTGAATTTTGCTCTGAACAGATTAACCCAAACGCGTGGTTTTATCACTGCAATGTTTGTGATCTATCATTTCATGGTTCCTGTATCGATCCATATTATCGGCTCTCCAATGTCAAGTTTGGAGCTACCAACATTTCTAGCAAAGCGCTTCTTCACCAACACGGTCTCACAATGATTCTGAATAAAAAGAAGCAAAGATGCAAAATATGCGGTGAAGATGTAACAGGACTGCCTGTTCTAGAATGTTCACCGTGCAAATATGTAGTGCATACACATTGTTTCTTTTAA
- the LOC141703488 gene encoding uncharacterized protein LOC141703488 isoform X2 — protein MMKQIAETGESNLMQFPAHDGASLHKMMQQCIMQAAVLHNSAIEQPSPYINHWSHEHQLELGNKLEDTELQICNGCTKPISLVDDIFYECNSCSFFLHRSCAQFPKMIEHHLAGKLVGSKFHEFATFRCHGCSFPSNGIVMWNETTWLDIVCASLPTKIKHGAHRHLLNQVKSPDDYFCKGCLYENKTEKKEAIVYGCEKCEFYLHIRCLLLPHLVKHRWDEHPLYLILSVKNVADHPHEFDCEFCSKQIYPNTWFYHCNVCDLSFHTLCIDPYYRYSNMKFGATLIYGASHPHPHGLTLILNRKKRRCKICGEDVAGLVLECSPCKYIEHHKCFIK, from the coding sequence ATGATGAAGCAGATAGCGGAGACCGGAGAGTCCAATTTGATGCAGTTTCCAGCGCATGATGGAGCATCACTACATAAAATGATGCAGCAATGTATCATGCAGGCTGCTGTCCTGCATAATTCTGCCATTGAGCAGCCTTCACCTTATATCAACCATTGGAGCCACGAACACCAGCTAGAACTCGGAAACAAATTAGAAGATACTGAATTGCAAATTTGCAATGGGTGCACTAAACCAATCTCCCTGGTTGATGATATATTCTACGAATGCAATTCATGCAGTTTTTTTCTCCACAGGTCATGTGCCCAATTTCCGAAAATGATTGAGCATCATCTAGCAGGCAAGTTGGTCGGAAGTAAGTTCCACGAATTCGCTACTTTCAGATGCCATGGTTGCAGCTTTCCTAGTAATGGGATTGTCATGTGGAATGAAACAACCTGGTTGGACATCGTGTGTGCTTCATTACCCACAAAAATCAAACACGGTGCTCATCGCCACCTTCTTAATCAAGTAAAGTCTCCTGATGATTATTTTTGCAAAGGATGTTTGTATGAAAATAAAACAGAGAAAAAAGAAGCTATTGTGTATGGATGTGAGAAATGTGAATTCTACTTACATATACGGTGTTTGTTATTACCACACCTGGTGAAACATAGATGGGACGAGCATCCTCTCTACTTGATTCTGTCTGTCAAGAATGTAGCTGATCATCCTCACGAATTCGATTGTGAATTTTGCTCCAAACAGATTTACCCCAACACCTGGTTTTATCACTGCAATGTCTGTGATCTATCGTTTCATACTCTCTGCATTGATCCATATTATCGGTACTCCAATATGAAGTTTGGTGCTACTCTCATTTATGGCGCCTCACATCCTCACCCGCATGGCCTCACCTTGATTCTGAACAGAAAGAAGCGAAGATGCAAGATATGTGGTGAAGATGTAGCTGGGCTAGTTCTCGAATGTTCACCCTGCAAGTATATAGAGCATCACAAATGTTtcataaagtaa
- the LOC141703487 gene encoding uncharacterized protein LOC141703487 isoform X2, translating to MGELKHFFHEHKLILNEAEFVVSKDVDCAMCRQPINKLIDAFYTCNTTSTDGSSSSNCAGFFLHKTCSELPSTFTHPMIPQHPLSLIARPYRKQLLYPCDACGGLSQGFMYVSENRFFCLKCVASQLKFLEDRILRHQGHKHPLTLVQTAALLLCHACNTTAIDLSYICTTCCFWIHKSCANAPVTYQCKYHNQHTLILAYPLPQEYRKFYWNCGVCSKIINPVYRVYYCANCRYFVHLKCAASSSVMLSNDDEADSGESRLMQFPAHDKASLYKMMQQCIMKATNALHNTATTAETSPHIDCWGHEHQLELGNKLEDTELLICNGCTKPISLVNEIFYECNSCNFFLHRSCAQFPKRIEHHLAGNLVANKLKEFAISKCGGCLILSNGIFMFNETAKFDIGCASLPRTIKHKGHRHPLNQLKYPDDDNFCKACWSVTADEKEIMMYGCEKCGFYIHTRCALRPHLVNHRWDPHPLYLILFPKNVADHPHEFDCEFCSEQINPNAWFYHCNVCDLSFHGSCIDPYYRLSNVKFGATNISSKALLHQHGLTMILNKKKQRCKICGEDVTGLPVLECSPCKYVVHTHCFF from the exons ATGGGAGAATTGAAACATTTTTTTCATGAGCATAAGCTGATACTAAATGAAGCTGAGTTTGTTGTCAGTAAGGATGTTGATTGTGCTATGTGCAGACAGCCAATAAACAAACTCATAGACGCATTTTATACGTGCAACACTACCTCTACTGATGGTAGTTCATCAAGTAATTGTGCAGGTTTCTTTTTACATAAAACTTGTTCTGAGTTGCCCTCAACATTTACACACCCTATGATCCCCCAACACCCTCTAAGCCTCATTGCGCGTCCATATAGAAAACAACTGCTTTACCCTTGTGATGCTTGTGGAGGTTTATCTCAGGGCTTTATGTATGTTTCTGAAAACCGATTTTTTTGTCTGAAATGTGTAGCATCCCAACTTAAATTTCTAGAGGACCGTATCCTTCGTCATCAAGGTCACAAGCACCCATTAACCCTAGTCCAAACCGCTGCTTTGTTACTGTGTCATGCTTGTAACACTACAGCTATAGACTTGTCCTATATTTGTACCACATGTTGTTTCTGGATACACAAGAGTTGTGCCAATGCACCCGTCACCTACCAATGTAAATATCATAACCAACACACTCTCATCTTGGCCTACCCTCTTCCCCAAGAATATCGTAAATTTTACTGGAACTGTGGCGTCTGCAGTAAAATTATAAACCCCGTCTACAGGGTTTATTATTGTGCAAATTGCAGATATTTTGTTCACTTGAAATGTGCTGCTTCATCAAGTGTAATGTTGAG TAACGATGATGAAGCAGATAGCGGCGAGTCCAGGTTGATGCAATTTCCAGCACATGATAAAGCATCACTATATAAAATGATGCAGCAATGTATAATGAAGGCAACAAATGCTCTGCATAATACTGCCACTACCGCGGAAACTTCACCTCATATAGACTGTTGGGGCCATGAACACCAGCTAGAACTCGGAAACAAATTAGAAGATACTGAATTGCTTATTTGCAATGGGTGCACAAAACCAATCTCCTTGGTTAATGAAATATTCTATGAATGCAATTCATGCAATTTTTTTCTCCACAGGTCATGTGCCCAATTTCCGAAAAGGATTGAGCATCACCTAGCAGGCAATCTGGTTGCAAATAAACTCAAGGAATTCGCTATTTCTAAATGCGGAGGTTGCCTCATTCTTAGTAATGGGATTTTCATGTTCAATGAAACAGCCAAATTTGACATTGGTTGTGCTTCATTACCCAGAACAATCAAACATAAAGGTCATCGTCACCCTCTTAACCAATTAAAGTATCCAGATGATGATAATTTTTGCAAAGCATGTTGGAGTGTTACTGCAGATGAGAAAGAGATTATGATGTATGGATGTGAAAAATGTGGATTCTACATTCATACAAGGTGTGCCTTAAGGCCACATCTGGTGAACCATAGATGGGATCCACACCCCCTCTACTTGATTCTGTTTCCGAAGAATGTAGCTGATCATCCTCACGAGTTTGACTGTGAATTTTGCTCTGAACAGATTAACCCAAACGCGTGGTTTTATCACTGCAATGTTTGTGATCTATCATTTCATGGTTCCTGTATCGATCCATATTATCGGCTCTCCAATGTCAAGTTTGGAGCTACCAACATTTCTAGCAAAGCGCTTCTTCACCAACACGGTCTCACAATGATTCTGAATAAAAAGAAGCAAAGATGCAAAATATGCGGTGAAGATGTAACAGGACTGCCTGTTCTAGAATGTTCACCGTGCAAATATGTAGTGCATACACATTGTTTCTTTTAA